A stretch of Apostichopus japonicus isolate 1M-3 chromosome 9, ASM3797524v1, whole genome shotgun sequence DNA encodes these proteins:
- the LOC139972925 gene encoding uncharacterized protein, translated as MELSVAVRALLTFLCTTTIAFTSSEETSIHRRSLPSTAEDTQMAHYFFYQRSEYPKDCRDVQSQCATSNSSGVYLIKPDGFEDPFEVYRNNNVGGGDWTVIQRRESGAVNFNRSWSQYQDGFGFLSTEFWLGNEKLSYLTNQADYELRVDIELSNGASFYTTYKGFRITDEWGQYKVTHIGPLESNAPTLLSTCPTNMIYETCTCQATCEDPKGQSGCNSDCLGSEGCTCPAGFLMQGSDCISASECGCFVAEANLVIPNGETYVNDYCTQKCTCNNNRLICEDYRCSTDAVCDVRNEIRQCYCDEGYEGDGETCESLYTDCQDVYDAGQRQDGIYTIMPTGWPGLPFDVHCKMENGGGWTVFQRRNDGSSSFDQNWAAYKDGFGDSRNLWLGNEKLHYLTNQRNYKLRFDITTSSGSAKYAEYTEFQVESESSKYRMNKLGTHSGNTGHELSYNKGKQFSTHDRDNDACDTSNCAEKHKSGWWHSNTWCSCYSYSYCYYFQYSSSCKAVCTGDNLNGVYNGGDGEMIFSYNYYYYHYSVFCSPQFVEMKIRPSS; from the exons ATGGAGCTTTCCGTGGCTGTTCGAGCACTATTAACATTCTTGTGCACAACAACCATCGCCTTTACGTCCTCGGAAGAAACG AGTATTCATCGGAGAAGTTTACCTTCAACTGCAGAGGACACTCAAA TGGCCCATTACTTCTTTTATCAACGTTCTGAATATCCAAAGGACTGCCGAGACGTTCAAAGTCAATGTGCTACGTCCAACTCTAGCGGAGTATACCTTATCAAGCCAGATGGATTTGAAGATCCATTTGAGGTGTACCGCAACAACAACGTTGGTGGAGGAGACTGGACG GTCATACAACGCCGCGAAAGCGGAGCTGTTAATTTCAATAGGAGTTGGTCACAGTATCAAGATGGATTTGGTTTCCTCTCAACTGAGTTTTGGCTCGGCAATGAAAAGTTATCATATTTGACGAACCAAGCAGACTACGAACTTCGTGTGGATATAGAATTATCTAATGGAGCCTCTTTTTATACAACATACAAAGGTTTTCGTATCACTGATGAATGGGGGCAATATAAGGTTACACATATTGGACCACTCGAAAGTAATGCAC CTACATTGCTCTCTACATGTCCTACGAACATGATCTACGAAACATGTACTTGCCAAGCAACATGTGAAGATCCCAAAGGACAATCTGGTTGTAACAGTGACTGTTTGGGTAGTGAGGGTTGCACCTGTCCAGCTGGTTTCTTGATGCAAGGGAGTGACTGCATCAGTGCGAGTGAATGCGGTTGTTTTGTGGCAGAGGCCAACTTGGTTATACCA AATGGAGAAACGTATGTTAACGATTACTGCACACAAAAGTGTACTTGTAATAATAACCGACTGATCTGTGAAGACTACAGATGCAGTACCGATGCTGTTTGTGATGTCAGGAATGAAATACGACAGTGTTATTGTGATGAGGGATATGAAGGTGACGGTGAAACTTGTGAATCCTTGTATACAGACTGTCAGGATGTTTATGACGCTGGACAAAGGCAAGATGGCATATATACAATCATGCCTACTGGGTGGCCTGGTTTACCATTCGACGTACATTGTAAAATGGAAAACGGCGGAGGATGGACC GTGTTTCAACGTCGTAACGATGGATCTTCTAGCTTTGATCAAAACTGGGCTGCGTACAAAGACGGGTTTGGTGACAGCAGGAACTTATGGCTAGGAAATGAAAAGCTTCATTACTTGACTAACCAAAGAAACTACAAGCTTCGTTTTGACATCACTACTTCTAGTGGATCGGCTAAATATGCTGAGTATACAGAATTTCAAGTCGAGTCTGAAAGCAGCAAGTACAGAATGAATAAACTGGGGACTCACAGTGGAAATACAG GTCATGAACTCTCGTataacaaaggaaaacaattcaGCACGCATGACCGAGACAATGACGCATGCGATACCTCCAACTGCGCAGAGAAGCACAAAAGCGGCTGGTGGCACTCGAATACTTGGTGCTCTTGTTATAGTTATAGCTATTGCTATTATTTCCAATACAGCAGCAGCTGCAAGGCAGTTTGTACGGGTGACAACCTCAATGGTGTCTACAATGGTGGCGACGGAGAAATGATCTTCtcttacaattattattattatcattatagtGTATTCTGCAGCCCCCAGTTCGTTGAAATGAAAATTCGACCATCCTCTTGA